A window from Candidatus Margulisiibacteriota bacterium encodes these proteins:
- the uvrA gene encoding excinuclease ABC subunit UvrA yields the protein MEADRIVIKGAREHNLKDVSLELPRNKFIVFTGLSGSGKSSLAFDTIYAEGQRRYVESLSAYARQFLEQMQKPDVDNIDGLSPAISIDQKAPARNPRSTVGTVTEIYDYLRLLFANIGIPYCPKCGRKIERQTVPQIVDLIVGSLAGKAIQILAPVVRGRKGEYKQLFEDITKDGFVRVRVDKKLYEIGEVPALNKKVKHDIEIVVDRLTASATNQKRLAESVETALKYGNDLVIVAHGEGKKAKDELYSQKFACPYCGTSLDEITPRIFSFNSPYGACPKCSGLGNKLEFDPDLIIPDKNLTIAGGAIAPWGEAASYYVQKLAAVGQAYKFDLDTPINKLSKEQLNVILYGSKKPIKFTYEMERGYWEHEGEFEGVVNNLRRRYLETRSENVRYHLYRYMSAIPCRDCGGQRLRPESLAIKIGNRSIADVSAYAIKAVMRWLDELALSEREQTIAKQIVKEIRARLKFLIDVGLDYITLSRESATLSGGEAQRTRLATQVGSGLVGVLYILDEPSIGLHQRDNGRLIETLERLRDLGNTIIVVEHDEETMRRADFLVDIGPGAGRHGGEIVATGTVADIIKAPRSITGHYLSGQQKIAVPRERKKGNGQWLTIKGARHHNLKNIDVRFPLGVFTAVTGVSGSGKSSLINDILYNALAKKFYRSLEKAGEHDAITGLENIDKVIIIDQTPIGRTPRSNPATYTGVFDHIRNLFTMTQEARMRGYKTGRFSFNVKGGRCEACGGDGLVKIEMHFLPDVYVPCDVCKGKRYNRETLEVHYKGKSIYDVLDMTVEEALQLFENIPQIERKLRSLSDVGLSYVKLGQSATTLSGGEAQRIKLATELATRSTGRTLYLLDEPTTGLHFDDIRKLLTVLHRLTASGNSVIVIEHNLEVIKTADQVIDLGPEGGDEGGRIVAEGTPEEVAKVPQSYTGRYLKKVL from the coding sequence ATGGAAGCCGACCGGATCGTTATCAAAGGGGCGCGCGAGCATAATCTCAAGGACGTAAGCCTGGAGCTGCCGCGCAACAAGTTCATCGTCTTCACCGGCTTGTCTGGCTCCGGCAAGTCGTCGCTCGCTTTTGACACCATCTACGCCGAGGGGCAGCGCCGCTACGTCGAGTCGCTTTCGGCCTACGCCCGGCAGTTCCTGGAGCAGATGCAGAAGCCGGACGTCGACAATATCGACGGTCTATCGCCGGCGATCTCGATCGACCAGAAAGCGCCCGCCCGCAACCCCCGGTCGACGGTCGGCACCGTCACCGAGATCTACGATTATCTCCGCCTCCTGTTCGCCAACATCGGCATCCCGTATTGTCCCAAGTGCGGCCGTAAGATCGAACGGCAAACCGTTCCCCAGATCGTCGACCTGATCGTCGGCTCGCTGGCGGGCAAGGCTATCCAGATCCTGGCGCCGGTCGTCCGCGGCCGGAAAGGGGAGTACAAACAGCTTTTCGAGGATATCACCAAGGACGGTTTTGTCCGGGTCCGCGTCGACAAGAAGCTTTACGAGATCGGCGAGGTCCCGGCGCTGAACAAGAAGGTCAAGCACGACATCGAGATCGTGGTCGATCGGCTTACCGCCTCGGCTACCAATCAGAAACGGCTGGCGGAATCGGTCGAGACCGCGCTGAAATACGGGAACGACCTGGTGATCGTCGCGCACGGCGAAGGGAAAAAAGCCAAAGACGAGCTCTATTCCCAGAAATTCGCTTGTCCCTATTGCGGCACCTCGCTGGACGAGATCACGCCGCGGATCTTTTCCTTCAACAGCCCGTACGGCGCCTGTCCCAAATGCTCCGGCCTGGGGAACAAGCTGGAGTTCGACCCCGACCTGATCATCCCCGACAAGAACCTGACCATTGCCGGCGGCGCGATCGCCCCGTGGGGGGAAGCCGCTTCCTATTACGTCCAGAAGCTGGCGGCCGTCGGCCAGGCGTACAAGTTCGACCTCGACACGCCGATCAATAAATTGAGCAAGGAACAGCTCAACGTCATCCTTTACGGGAGCAAAAAGCCGATCAAGTTCACTTACGAGATGGAGCGGGGGTACTGGGAACACGAGGGGGAATTCGAGGGGGTGGTCAATAACCTCCGCCGCCGCTATCTGGAGACCCGCTCGGAGAACGTCCGTTACCACCTTTACCGCTACATGAGCGCGATCCCCTGCCGCGATTGCGGCGGCCAGCGGCTGCGCCCGGAGAGTTTGGCGATCAAGATCGGCAACCGCTCGATCGCCGACGTCTCGGCTTACGCGATCAAGGCGGTCATGCGCTGGCTCGACGAGCTGGCATTGTCGGAGCGGGAGCAGACGATCGCCAAACAGATCGTCAAGGAGATCAGAGCTCGCCTCAAGTTCCTGATCGACGTCGGGCTCGATTACATCACCCTGAGCCGCGAATCGGCCACCCTGTCGGGCGGCGAAGCCCAGCGGACCCGGCTGGCGACCCAGGTCGGTTCCGGCCTGGTCGGCGTCCTGTACATCCTGGACGAGCCGTCGATCGGCCTCCACCAGCGCGACAACGGCCGCCTGATCGAGACGCTGGAGCGTCTCCGCGATCTGGGCAATACGATCATCGTCGTCGAGCATGACGAAGAGACGATGCGGCGCGCCGATTTCCTGGTCGACATCGGGCCGGGGGCGGGGCGCCACGGCGGCGAGATCGTGGCGACCGGGACGGTCGCCGATATCATCAAGGCTCCGCGCTCGATCACCGGCCACTACCTGTCCGGCCAGCAAAAGATCGCCGTTCCCCGGGAACGGAAAAAAGGGAACGGCCAGTGGCTGACGATCAAAGGGGCCAGGCACCATAATTTAAAAAATATCGATGTCCGGTTCCCGCTCGGCGTTTTTACGGCGGTGACCGGGGTCTCCGGCTCGGGCAAGAGCTCGCTGATCAACGACATCCTTTATAACGCCCTGGCCAAAAAGTTCTACCGGTCGCTGGAAAAAGCGGGAGAACACGACGCCATCACCGGCCTGGAAAATATCGACAAGGTCATTATTATCGACCAGACGCCGATCGGCCGGACGCCGCGCTCCAACCCGGCGACCTACACCGGGGTATTCGACCACATCCGCAACCTGTTCACCATGACGCAGGAAGCCCGGATGCGCGGTTACAAGACCGGGCGGTTCTCCTTTAACGTGAAAGGGGGGCGCTGCGAAGCGTGCGGCGGCGACGGCCTGGTCAAGATCGAGATGCATTTTCTCCCCGACGTCTACGTGCCGTGCGACGTCTGCAAAGGGAAACGGTATAACCGGGAAACGCTCGAGGTCCACTACAAGGGGAAGAGCATCTACGACGTGCTCGACATGACGGTGGAAGAGGCGCTCCAGCTCTTCGAGAACATCCCGCAGATCGAGCGCAAGCTAAGGTCGCTCTCCGACGTCGGCCTCAGCTACGTTAAGCTCGGCCAGTCGGCCACCACGCTCTCCGGCGGCGAAGCGCAGCGGATCAAGCTGGCCACGGAACTGGCTACCCGGTCGACCGGCCGGACCCTCTACCTGCTCGACGAGCCGACGACCGGCCTCCATTTTGACGATATCCGGAAGCTGCTGACCGTTTTGCACCGCCTGACGGCATCCGGCAACAGCGTCATCGTCATTGAGCATAACCTCGAG
- the hisI gene encoding phosphoribosyl-AMP cyclohydrolase produces the protein MDLAKIKFDANGLVPVIAQDYKDGAVLMLAYMNKESLQKTLDTKEMVYWSRSRKVLWHKGDTSGHIQKVKELYYDCDADALLAKIEQVGDIACHTGNRSCFFNKMI, from the coding sequence ATGGACCTGGCGAAGATAAAATTTGATGCCAACGGCCTCGTTCCGGTGATCGCGCAGGACTACAAGGACGGCGCGGTCCTGATGCTCGCCTACATGAACAAGGAATCGCTGCAAAAGACGCTCGACACCAAAGAAATGGTCTACTGGAGCCGCTCCCGCAAAGTCCTCTGGCACAAAGGGGACACTTCGGGCCACATCCAGAAAGTAAAAGAGCTCTACTACGACTGCGACGCCGACGCGCTGCTGGCCAAGATCGAGCAGGTCGGCGACATCGCCTGCCACACCGGCAACCGGAGCTGCTTTTTCAACAAAATGATCTGA